TTAAGTATTAGAAATATTAGTCGCTGGgtggaagtaaattggtcgttaaattttggtcgcgaaatggtcgctaatttggtcgctatttcgttGTTATTTGATCGCCTCAAGGAAGAGCATTTAGTCGCTGTgtggaagtaaattggtcgttaaatTTTGATCGCGAAATGGTCGCTGTTTTagtcgctaatttggtcgcaTTTTGTTGTTATTTGATCGCCTCAGGGAAGAGCATTTAGTCGCCGTgtggaagtaaattggtcgttaCATTTTGGTCGCGAAATGGTCGCTGTTTTAGTCGtaaatttggtcgctatttcatTGTTATTTGATCGCACCAGGGAAGAGCATTTAGTCGCTATTTCGTcgcaaattaatagtaaaatttaaaaaatatttattatttaatttgtttttgtggctgattagtcactaataaatacatttaaatctaattcatatcattttttcaataaattcataaacctgctataatatcaatatgtacatacacattccaatacataaaacatcaaagacaaTATATACACATCAACTTCATTTCATAATTCTGCAATCTAAAAGTCCAAAACATTACTATAGTTCAACACTAAGAAacttaaaatatctcaaaatacaTAATGGATCCAAATAGTATCAAattcatatcataaaatatattatttaagtcAGTGAGTAATGACATCATGCTAATCCATATGTGAATCACCAAGGGATTTATGAGTTGGAGGACTATCAGATGATGATGGCATCAATGAGGAAGACTGTTGTTCCATCTTCGCTGCCTGTAGTTCATCACGCATTTGAGCTATCATCTGATTTTGGTCTTCTACAAGTTTCTGCAAACTATTATACTTCTCTTCAAACTTTGCTTCAATTTCCTTCTTCCATTCTGGTGATTGGGATGATGGAACATTTGTTGATGTTCCCCCAGTTCCTGTTTGAGAGAAGGCAGAAGAGGCAGCACTACCTAAACCATAAACTCGACTTCCTTGCCATCCTCCTGCTGCAGTAATGAACAATTGATCCTCATTAATAGTTCCTCCATCTCCTTCCACATGATCTAATCCCACATACTGGCTTGAATGTTGTTCTTTTAGCTTCAGATAATTTTCCTAGAAAATCACAGAATAACAGTTCAATTTGAAAACTAAAGTAAGAAAAAATGCTAATACCTACAAGATATGACAATTATAATACCTGCAATATATCACATTTACAATACTTGCAAGATATCATAATagaaaaatcaatcacacaactaagaatcataaacaatttccttgtgagaatcacctagatatcaaaatcatacttacaactgaaaatcaatcacacaacttaaaatcaatcaacaactcaaaatcaatcacacaactgagaatcataaacaatttccttgtgagaatcacctagatatcagaatcatacttgcaactaaaaatcaatcacacaactcaaaatcaatcacataactgagaatcataaacaatttccttgtgagaatcacgtagatatcagaatcatacttgcaactgaaaatcaatcacacaactcaaaatcaatcacacaactgagaATCATCAACAATTTCCTTAGAAAAAACACCTAGATATCAGaatcatacttgcaactgaaaatcaatcaaacaactcaaaatcaatcacacaactgagaatcataaacaatttctttgtgagaatcacctagatatcagaatcatacttgcaactgaaaattaatcacacaactcaaaatcaatcaacaactcAAAATTAATCACACAACTGGGAATCATAAACAATTTCCTTGTGAGAATCACCTAGATATTAGaatcatacttgcaactgaaaatcaatcatacaactcaaaatcaatcaacaactcaaaatcaatcacacaactgagatatcagaatcatacttgcaaatgaaaatcaatcacacaactcaaaatcaatcaacaactcaaaatcaatcacatAGACATCAAAATCATACTTGCAAGATATTACTTAGAAAGACAACTTGTTTAAATAGAAACTTACATAAATAATTTCAGCTCGTTTATCAACAAATTTGTTGCGATCACTCTTCTTTGTATGGGTGTGGAGAAACAACTCAGCTGCTGTTGGAGGAACTTTGTCTGTCTTAGCATTTTGTATGCGTCTAGCATGCTCCTCATGTGTTATGGACCCACCTGTATGTTTAGAAGGACCAGCTCCTTCACCTCCCTTCTCTGTTAGGCGGTTCTTTGAGTACTTTATTGACTTTGCTACATACTCTGGAGTACTCCAATCTAAATTCCATTTATCCCAAACTTCATTTGATATATAAGCactcctcttttttttcttcttttcatttgTCAGAAAGTCTTTGTATCGAGTAGCTGCTTTTTTATTCCATGCCTTCCTCACTATTGCAGCACTTCCCTCATCCCAGTGAAATTCTTtctgtaaattaatttaaaaaacacaTATACAATACAACATAGATTATAAGACATTTTATCTTTGTTAGAATGCATAATATATTGCGTACCTCAAACTCTCTgaaataaaaatcttttgtgGATTGTGGGATATTCTTCCAGGAAGAACCCTTCTCGACATTGTACTTTTGAAAAATCTTTGTGCAGGCACCAGATGTCTTCTCAGAAGGCATAAGACTGTAATAGTTTAATAATGTGagcataatttataattattcaatataattatttttaaataattaaccaAAATGAAAACTAATAACAAAGATATGTAATACAATGATAAGTAATGTTACACATTATACGTACTTTCCGCTTGCATGCACATAACAGTAGGTCCTAGTAGCATATGATGAGGATGAGGATGCAGATCGACTAGCACTCGATCCAGGAACAAAACTTGAAGAAGTTGGGGCAGTGAGGGCAAGTGGAGCAAGTGGAGGGGCTGCAGGGACTGAATATGATACAAGGGTTGTTGGAGTAAGTGCTGGGGCTCTAAAGTCAGCTGAAGAAGGTGCAGTGGCTATAATGCCTCGACCACGAACAATTTCTGGATCACCTCGGCCTCGACCTCTACCTGTACCCGTTAAAACACCACGATCAGCATTACGTGTATCTTCTTTACCTTTACCCCTGGCCATATCTGCACAAAAAAAATCCAACAAGAGATTAGTATGttgtaaaagtaaaaataatcaacaataataaaaaagataattagaGCAAAAAAGTTTACTATACAGCTTAGAGTTGACTAATCTAAGTAATATTCATCATTGTCTGAAGTTGAATAATGATATgtctcatcttcttcttcttcttcaactaaTTCCGAAATCAACACTTCACCACCCGCTGGATCATTTAATGTCTCAGGTAATCCTTCTTCATTTAAGACTAAAGGCTGCAAAGTTACAGTATCTTCTTGATATGCATCTGCTGTTGACGCTGTCGAAGTTACAACAACATTTGGTAATTCAATCACTGGCCTGGCTTTAATTTTTATCACAGATTGCCAATCAGACCTTGCTCATCTTAAAGAAGGATAAGGAATGTAATAAACTTGTTGTGCCTGGCTAGCCAAAATAAATGGCTCATACTTATGAAATCTCCTTCTTTGATTTACATCCACAATATTATACATTAAATGAATTTTCACTCCAACATTTGGGGTAGGATCAAACCATTCACAGTGGAATAGAACTGTCTGCTTCATAGGTAAAGCCGGGTACTCTACTTCAAGAACCTCTATCAACTTACCATAGTAATCACTTGATTGATCACTATAGTCCGTTCCTTTAATACATACACCACAATTCACCGTCATTCGATTAGCACTTCATCCCTCAGTGTGAAATTTGTATCCGTTTACATAGTATCCTGTGTACACATTCACTGTATTTAGAGGTCCTTTGGCTAAATCTTGGATGAGAGGATTGTTCACTGTGTTGGTTGGTTCATGTACCTATTACAAAAAGtgaacatataaaattaattttgattaattcacCAAATTCAGCGTAGTATTACAAGTATTATAAAGCTTACGTATGCTTTAAACCATGTGGGAAAGTTATTCTTCAATGTGATGTCTACCTCCCCATCGGTAATGTTAGGTGATATCCTCCGTAGTTCCTTAATATATATTCTTGCATTAGGAGAAATTATACAACTTTGGTTATTTCCATGAATATATATGCATTTTAGAAGActgttaaatttataatttggcAGTGAATTTCACTTACTTGATAAATGGCGAAACTTCTTCACAATTTAGTAAGATATATAAATGAGCTGCATTTCTTTCATCCTTTGTCAATATCCTTTTCTTTGATTGACCTATGGGTCTACCCGGATATTTGAATATTGATAAATTTCCTTCAATCTCCTGATCTTCCACTACACAACCATCATCATTACGTGAAACCCGTCGATGCCTTGTAGAAATATGTGACTCAAAATAGTAAGCACAAAAAGAAGATGTTTCTTCTACCAAGTATGCATTAGCAATTGATCCTTCAACTTtggctttatttttaatattcttctttaaaatttcattgtacctgtattacataattaattagCATACAAATTAAGCAtattaaataattgatataTTGAAAAAGCAGCAGTGATTAATTATTACCGCTCATAAGGATACATCCAACGATATTGCACTGGACCCCCAATGCGAGCTTCATATGCAAGATGAACCGGAAGATGTTCCATCGAGTCGAAGAAACCCGGAGGAAATATTCACTCCAATTTGCATAGTATAACCGGAATGTCCTCTTCAAGCCTTTGCATATCTTCCTCCCGTAAGATCATACTCGTTAGTTGCTTAAAGAAAATACTTAGCTTGGTAATTGCTTCCCACACTCTCATTGGTAATAATTCACGAAAAGAAATAGGCAACAACCTTTGCATGAAAATATGACAATCATGACTTTTCATTCCAAATAATCTGTACTTGTTCATGTCGACACATCGAGCCATGTTAGACACATAACCATCAGGAAATCTGAGTCCCTTCATCCATTCACAAATAACTTGTTTTGCCGGTTTGTCCAATACATATATTGCTTTTGGATACTTGCCAGTTTCTGCATTAATCTCCAACTCAGGTCGCTGACATATTTCCCTCATATCTTCTCTTGCTTTTGCATTATCTTTTGTTTTACCCTCTATATTCATAATGGTATTGAACAAGTTATCAAAAAAATTCTTTTCAATATGCATTACATCAAGGTTGTGTCTAATAAGCAAGGAACTCCAATAAGG
This region of Manihot esculenta cultivar AM560-2 chromosome 10, M.esculenta_v8, whole genome shotgun sequence genomic DNA includes:
- the LOC110625118 gene encoding uncharacterized protein LOC110625118, whose amino-acid sequence is MPSEKTSGACTKIFQKYNVEKGSSWKNIPQSTKDFYFREFEKEFHWDEGSAAIVRKAWNKKAATRYKDFLTNEKKKKKRSAYISNEVWDKWNLDWSTPEYVAKSIKYSKNRLTEKGGEGAGPSKHTGGSITHEEHARRIQNAKTDKVPPTAAELFLHTHTKKSDRNKFVDKRAEIIYENYLKLKEQHSSQYVGLDHVEGDGGTINEDQLFITAAGGWQGSRVYGLGSAASSAFSQTGTGGTSTNVPSSQSPEWKKEIEAKFEEKYNSLQKLVEDQNQMIAQMRDELQAAKMEQQSSSLMPSSSDSPPTHKSLGDSHMD